In the genome of Pirellulales bacterium, one region contains:
- a CDS encoding DUF4147 domain-containing protein has translation MLRTAAQLRSEAIRIWRAGLDAVGSERLIRQHVHIDRNWLAIGDNLTGGDLTGNDSTISPIDLRRIGRIAVVGAGKAGAGMAAALESVLGPRLIEDKKLVGWVNVPADCVRPLERIHLHAARPAGINEPTAEGVAGALEILRIVGGLSTEDLCLCLISGGGSALLPAPPPEISLADKLAVTRHLAAAGADITELNTVRKQLTRIKGGGLLRACRAARLVSLIISDVLGDPLDLIASGPTVADRSTPAAALKILSRFDPGQTAIPTAVYDYLRHQPVPSVSGKALAAGGERELQVDNFILANNATAVDAAGQEAVRLGYAHAMTAATRPEGFVEPIGRHMADMAIAMRRGPGPDCLISGGEGVVRLLESSRRGLGGRNQQLALAALIQLENSASRDAADIAMVSAGTDGEDGPTDAAGAIVDADVFARSRQLGLNAEEYLQRNDAYRFFEPAGGLLKTGPTHTNVGDLRVVTVSQNHLR, from the coding sequence ATGCTCCGCACCGCCGCCCAACTCCGCTCCGAAGCGATTCGAATTTGGCGGGCCGGGCTCGATGCCGTCGGGTCGGAGCGGTTGATTCGCCAGCATGTGCATATTGACCGCAATTGGCTTGCAATCGGCGATAATTTGACCGGCGGTGACCTGACCGGCAATGATTCGACCATTTCGCCGATCGATTTGCGCCGTATCGGTCGAATCGCCGTCGTCGGAGCGGGCAAGGCTGGAGCGGGGATGGCGGCGGCGCTGGAATCGGTGCTCGGGCCGCGACTCATCGAAGACAAAAAACTGGTCGGCTGGGTGAATGTGCCGGCCGATTGCGTGCGGCCGCTCGAACGCATTCATTTGCACGCGGCTCGGCCGGCGGGCATCAACGAGCCGACCGCCGAGGGCGTCGCCGGGGCGCTCGAAATTTTGCGGATCGTCGGCGGGCTTTCAACCGAAGATTTGTGCCTCTGCCTGATTTCCGGCGGCGGCTCGGCCCTATTGCCCGCTCCGCCGCCGGAAATCAGCCTCGCCGACAAGTTGGCGGTGACTCGGCATCTGGCCGCGGCTGGGGCCGACATTACCGAGTTGAACACGGTGCGCAAGCAATTGACCCGCATCAAAGGGGGCGGCCTATTGCGAGCATGCCGCGCCGCGCGGCTCGTGAGCCTGATTATTTCCGACGTGCTCGGCGATCCGCTGGATCTTATCGCCTCGGGCCCGACGGTTGCCGATCGTTCGACGCCCGCCGCCGCACTGAAAATTCTTTCCCGATTCGATCCAGGCCAAACGGCGATCCCCACGGCCGTGTACGACTATCTTCGCCACCAGCCGGTCCCGTCCGTGAGCGGCAAGGCGCTAGCCGCCGGTGGTGAGCGTGAGTTGCAAGTCGACAACTTCATCCTGGCCAACAACGCCACAGCCGTCGACGCCGCGGGCCAAGAAGCGGTCCGCCTGGGATACGCCCATGCGATGACCGCTGCCACGCGCCCGGAAGGTTTTGTCGAGCCGATCGGCCGACATATGGCCGACATGGCGATCGCGATGCGTCGCGGCCCTGGCCCCGATTGCCTGATCTCGGGCGGCGAGGGCGTAGTGCGGTTGCTCGAATCAAGCCGTCGCGGATTGGGCGGCCGAAATCAGCAACTCGCGCTGGCCGCACTGATCCAACTTGAAAATTCGGCTTCGCGAGATGCGGCTGATATCGCAATGGTTTCGGCCGGCACCGACGGTGAAGACGGCCCGACCGACGCCGCCGGCGCGATCGTCGACGCTGACGTGTTTGCGCGGAGCCGCCAACTCGGCCTCAACGCGGAAGAGTATTTGCAGCGCAACGACGCCTACCGCTTCTTCGAACCGGCAGGCGGTCTGCTCAAAACCGGTCCCACCCACACGAACGTCGGCGACCTCCGCGTGGTAACCGTGAGCCAAAACCACTTGCGGTGA
- a CDS encoding transcriptional regulator produces the protein MSNASRIVKANPDELPADLVELGSVLARLPDEYRERIEPIIARVVESTKRRRRILNLVQDALSQLRLDMKYLMFDLEATRRERDDYRRKVEEA, from the coding sequence ATGTCGAACGCCAGCCGAATCGTGAAAGCCAACCCGGATGAACTTCCCGCCGACCTTGTCGAATTGGGCTCGGTCCTTGCTCGACTTCCCGACGAATATCGCGAGCGCATCGAACCGATCATTGCCCGTGTAGTGGAAAGCACGAAGCGCCGCCGGCGAATTCTCAATCTCGTGCAAGACGCATTGTCTCAACTGCGGCTCGACATGAAATATCTGATGTTCGATCTCGAGGCCACTCGCCGCGAACGCGACGATTATCGGCGCAAGGTCGAAGAGGCGTAG